A single region of the Chelmon rostratus isolate fCheRos1 chromosome 5, fCheRos1.pri, whole genome shotgun sequence genome encodes:
- the anxa1a gene encoding annexin A1a — protein MSFITAFLEQTVYMGMPDDSALQREGTVTAAPNFSPSGDAAVLDKAIKVKGVDENTIIEVLVKRSNEQRQQIKEAYQQASGKPLESALKSALKGDLEDVVLALLKTPAQYDAQQLKLAMKGLGTDEDTLIEILASRNNREILDIKKAYKEEYKKDLEDDIKSDTSGDFRAALLALCKAGRTEGVCEQLIDSDARALYEAGEGRKGKDCSPFIEILTTRSAPHLRKVFERYSKYSKVDVAKAIDLEMKGDIESCLTAVVKCAGSRPAFFAEKLHSAMEGKGTKKPILTRIMVSRSEIDMKRIKDEYKKNYGKTLYQDILDDTKGDYEKILLALCGGEN, from the exons ATGTCTTTCATAACAGCCTTCCTGGAGCAGACGGTCTATATGGGCATGCCCGATGACTCA gccCTGCAGAGGGAGGGGACGGTGACTGCAGCACCTAATTTCAGTCCCAGCGGGGATGCAGCAGTCTTGGACAAAGCCATCAAAGTGAAAG GTGTGGACGAGAACACCATCATTGAAGTTCTGGTGAAAAGGAGCAACGAGCAGAGACAGCAGATCAAAGAGGCTTATCAGCAGGCCAGCGGCAAG CCTCTGGAGTCAGCACTGAAGAGCGCTCTGAAGGGAGATCTGGAGGATGTGGTGTTGGCTCTGCTGAAAACACCGGCCCAGTACGATGCCCAGCAGCTGAAACTGGCCAtgaag GGTCTGGGCACAGACGAAGACACCCTGATCGAGATCTTGGCATCcagaaacaacagagagatCCTGGATATAAAGAAAGCGTACAAGGAAG AATACAAGAAGGACTTGGAGGATGACATCAAGTCTGACACCAGTGGAGATTTCAGGGCTGCCCTCCTTGCACTCTGcaag GCCGGCAGGACTGAAGGAGTTTGCGAGCAGCTGATTGACAGCGATGCCAGGGCTCTGTACGAGGCCGGCGAGGGGAGGAAGGGCAAAGACTGCTCCCCCTTCATTGAGATCCTCACCACCAGGAGTGCCCCTCATCTCCGGAAAG tATTTGAGAGATACTCAAAGTACAGCAAAGTGGACGTGGCCAAAGCTATCGACCTGGAGATGAAGGGAGATATTGAAAGTTGTCTCACAGCAGTAG TGAAGTGTGCAGGAAGCAGACCTGCGTTCTTTGCTGAGAAGCTCCACTCGGCCATGGAG GGTAAAGGTACCAAAAAACCCATCCTGACCCGCATCATGGTGTCCCGCTCTGAGATCGACATGAAACGGATCAAGGATGAGTACAAGAAAAACTACGGAAAAACTCTCTACCAGGATATTCTG gatgacaccAAAGGAGACTATGAGAAGATCCTGCTCGCTCTCTGTGGGGGTGAGAACTAA
- the si:dkey-96l17.6 gene encoding uncharacterized protein si:dkey-96l17.6, whose amino-acid sequence MYTNSSGAESGSYSLTFLGKKVGRHHSVAPAGKQRAWETTNRSTCPEDPVASLRPGRLPVAAQVLQDLPGSVPELKDERPGPIIHNTQFDQYEDSTGGISGRKVAT is encoded by the exons ATGTATACGAACTCTTCTGGAGCAGAGAGTGGATCTTACTCACTGACCTTCCTGGGAAAGAAAGTGGGGCGTCATCACTCTGTGGCCCCTGCAGGGAAGCAAC GCGCATGGGAGACAACTAACAGGTCCACATGCCCCGAGGACCCCGTGGCGTCCTTGCGGCCTGGACGGCTCCCAGTGGCAGCCCAGGTGCTGCAGGATTTACCCGGTAGTGTACCAGAGCTGAAGGATGAGAGGCCTGGCCCAATAATTCACAACACACAGTTTGACCAGTACGAGGACAGCACAGGAG GTATTTCTGGGAGGAAAGTAGCAACCTGA